CTCTCCAAATACTCCTAAGATTCCAGATTGCTTATTCATTCTGTCGTCCATTTCTTTATCTGATAATCCTCTTTTATTCTTTATGAATAAAACTGCTGCTGGATCGATATCTCCACATCTAGTTCCCATCATAATTCCTTGTAATGGAGTTAATCCCATAGTTGTATCAATACATTTACCATTTTTAACTGCAGATATTGATCCACCGTTTCCTAAGTGACAAACGATTATTTTTGATTCAGCTGGATTTCCTAATAACTCTTGAGCTACTCCTGAAACAAATTTATGAGATGTTCCGTGGAATCCATACTTTCTAACTTTTAATTCTGTATAATCCTCATATGGTAATGCATACATGTATGCTTCTTTTGGCATTGTTTGGTGGAATGATGTATCGAATACTCCAACATTTGGCTTTCCTGGCATTAATTCTTGCATTGTTCTAATTCCTAATAAGTTTGCAGGGTTGTGTAATGGTGCCAACTCTGAACACTCTTCCATAGCTGCCATAACTTCTGGAGTTACTAATACTGATGAAGCAAATTTCTCTCCACCGTGTACTACTCTGTGACCTATTGCATCAATCTCTTCTACTGATTTTATTACTCCATATTCTGGATTTGTAATAGCATTTATTACTAACTCTAAAGCTTCCTTGTGAGTTGGCATATCTTGCTTTATTTCGATTTCAAAATCGTTAGCTGGAGTTTCATACTCCATTTTTGATCCTTCGATTCCTATTCTTTC
This genomic window from Cetobacterium somerae ATCC BAA-474 contains:
- a CDS encoding acetate/propionate family kinase translates to MKVLVINCGSSSLKYQLLNPESGELFAIGLCERIGIEGSKMEYETPANDFEIEIKQDMPTHKEALELVINAITNPEYGVIKSVEEIDAIGHRVVHGGEKFASSVLVTPEVMAAMEECSELAPLHNPANLLGIRTMQELMPGKPNVGVFDTSFHQTMPKEAYMYALPYEDYTELKVRKYGFHGTSHKFVSGVAQELLGNPAESKIIVCHLGNGGSISAVKNGKCIDTTMGLTPLQGIMMGTRCGDIDPAAVLFIKNKRGLSDKEMDDRMNKQSGILGVFGESSDCRDMEIAAAAGNERALLAENMFAYKIRGYVGNYAAQMGGVDAICFTGGIGENSGKVREDVLRGLEFIGVELDKEVNSKRQKGNVLLTKETSKVKAFKIPTNEELVIARDTYEIVNATK